The segment gtttttatttttaatttttttttgtaacaatagTTTCATTTTAACCAGtataacttttttccccccctctttctTATTTTAACCAGTAAAGACAAGTGCTGGCCGCTGTGCATGACGAGACCTCCGCCaagtcgtccccccccccccccgccccgagTGCGAGGCTTCGGAGGCGACACCCACCGACCAGCATGGTGCTGTAGACGGCGGAGGCGCTGTACTGGCGCTCCAGGAACTTGTTGAGGAAGGTGGAGAGGCCGGCGATCACCGAGGAGAAGCAGCACTGGGCCAGGATCAGGACCAGGAAGAGCGGACTCATCAGCAGGTGAAAGAACATCCTGGGAAACACTTGAGCACAtcgacaaaaaaacacaaagtcatACAGAGTCAACCCCGCATATATTCGGTGTAGTAAAGTACCGCGTTGTGGCGCAACAGGCCAGAAAGCGCTGAGCTCTACGGGATGTtgatgcagcataattaagagAAAGAACCAGAAGAGCcagagaaggtcccctactAAGCTGCAGCAATATTAGTTGCTCCCAATGAGCGGAGAGAATATaccctgtgagtattgttgtgtaCATGAGTCTTCAAGCAGCAGTTGTTTAAAGGATTATAATTACGTCACATCCATGCTCATTTCccttagcccgtctatggcatttcacattatatgttagcattaggcttGCGGACTTTCATCAGGCGAAATTAGTTATtagaatttgtttttaactaTACGCTCAACAATGGCATATTCGCGGTTTAGCATTCACAAATTGACAAATTGGTGGATTTAATTTGGGAaactatcctccattattcgctgaaatacaaaacaaaacacctatttgctgttgttgtgcTCAAGCCAAGGAACTATGTGAAGAGTGAgtgtttgctgttttgtttgacGTCTcagtttgaaagtaaacttcaactgggagcgaCAAACGGCTTGAAGCGAGCACGTTTCGCCTCGTTTTGGAGAACTTTGCCGACGAGTTccctcaaagtgatgttttaTATAAAAGTCTTCACAGCAAGCGTGTGAGAACAAgcactaaggaatactttaacaagtgtgtttttaaaaagtttaaatgtgtttcgtgTAGGAGGGGggtaaaactacaacaaaatatatatattttgtttttgacatggTCTCGCTTTATCATATATGTTGACTTATTGggctataaaacaaaaacagcttcgGAACGAGGAATATAATGAACGTACTTTTTAAGAAGTCAGACAAAGAGACGTGAGGTTTCTTGAAGTCCACACAGGATTCCCTTCCAATCATCTGGAAACATACAAAAAGTTCAACATTGCGTCACACAacgaaaataaagtcaaatttcAACCTTTGAAGATGCCTGACAAACACGTCATATTGTCGAGGGGATTTACTGGAGTGTGATTTTAACTCGCACATCTTATGGAGGCTTTACAGCAGTTTCAATTTAACCTGCATGACTTTTTGCAGAATATACGCTTGTTTTCGTTTGACCTGTGCACACTTTGCAGCAGTCCTAGTTTGATCTCACAACTTTTGGGGGTTTTGCAGTAGTGGTGTGGTTCCACGAACACCAGGGAGGAGACACTTCAGGCACCATCTTGTTGATGAGACACTTTCGAACATGCCTCACATCAAACAAAAGCACTCACCAGAGTGTTGCAAACAACCGCAGTGTCCATCAAAAACAACATTAGAACAGTACAGCGCACCCGATGTTTCGGaggggatacgttccaggcCCACTCGCAAAAGGGGAATAGCCACGATGTATAAGATGAGATAGatataagattaaaaaaaagctttaaacacattgacatttatgaaaaatgttttcactcTCTCGCTGTCAAAAAATGGAAGACAAAAAGTCTCGCCTTATGACTTTCtcactttacaaaaaaacatatgtTGGGTGCACTGGAGAATAGAATGGTTTTTCCATGtttagaaaaaacaacaacagcatacATTAGCTTCATCGAAGActtcaaattgtctttgatatttatgaaaatgtgcGTTGGTATCAATGAGAGACTTTGAACTGTCTGTGATGCTTACAAAACGTGTACAAAAGTTATCAGAGaaatttttatgaaaacatgtttaattTAAAGAGCGAAAATTATTTTTGACGTTTCCCAAAACACTTGTAAGTTTGGTCAAATGCAACTCtggaattgtctttgatgtttccaCAAAAGTTACTGTTAAGATTtgatttaattgaataactGTTCCCTTTGGGTGCAGTGAGGTGGTTCAGCCAGTAGATGGCAGCGCATCCCGCCAGATGTACTCACCCGCCCCTCTGAAGGCAGAGTGCGAGGGAACAAGAAGTACGGCAGGGACGTGAGCGCCAGGCAGGCCGACGTGATGAGGAGGCCCATCCACCAGGCGCCCACCCAGCGGGGGTCGCCTGGACTCAGCGCTTGATCCACACTGCTGTCTGCgggcaaagacaaaaaaataaatacaaatatcacGTCAAGAAAGTATGAAGGCGCGTCGGGATGAGCGGCGGCGGTCAGTCGAACCGATTTTGTCCACGTCCACGTTGATGCGAAGCATCACGGAGCACAACAGGAAGCCGAAGGCCGGCCCGCACACGGAAACGGCAAACAAGATGGCTgcaaatggaaataaaacacacacattagctTCAACAACACTCAAAATTGTCTTCATGGAAAAACACGTACATCGGCTTAAACAAGACcccaaattgtctttgatgtttacaaaaacatacaggctAGATTCAACAAGACCATGTTtttatggtgaaaaaaaaaaacaacaaacaaattcaaatcGACACGAAATCGTCATTGATTTTTTCGACAACTCAAAATTGTGTTTGATGTTTATGAAAAACAGATGCTCGGTTAAAAGTGACTCaaaattgtatttcatgtttacaGAAATACTGTGTACGCTTtatttgagactctaaattgttgttGATGTTGCGCAAAACCATGTAGATCCATTACAGACTCAATTATCTTCCATGTTTACGAAATGTCTTCATCTTTGACGactattaaaaacaaactaaatcgTCATTGATGTTTACAAACGGCCGCACATCCCATCAACAATAcccaaaattgtctttgatgttcacAAAAACACGTACGTGAGGCTTAGCCAgattttaaacagtttttgccgtCTTTGGAGCAACGAAACTGTTCAACGGTGTTTACAAAAACGTTCAACGAGACTAAAAGTGTCCTTTGACGTTCTTTAATCAAAAGCGATCACAACACGAGCCGTACGAAGAATCTGTCGGGACGTGTGGACGACGCACCGCGTGCAGACTGTTCAATAACAGCAGCACAGATCCGCCGAGGGGCCGTTCACCTATGTAGAGCGGAGAGTTCCCGGGCGCCGCAAAGTCGTCGATGTAGGAGATGCCGAAGGGCTGCATGGGCACCGAGCCAACGCCGAACAGCAGCTGGGCGGCGGCCATCAGCATCCACAGGGTGTGCGTGTCAGCCAACCGCCTGCTCTCGTCGCGGCCGCAAGACTCGGAGGCGCTGGAGTTCCTCTGCAGGTCGCAAATGTCCTGACGGTCTGGACAAATGAGATGGAGCAATTCATTTCCAAGGAGGTTTACTTctctgcctttctgtgactcttccagtcacGACGTTTTAGTAgcactggaagagtcacagaaggGCATAGAAGCGGATGTTCTTGGAAAGTTTCATGGATCAAATACCagttgtgatttttttggggccagaaaaggtcaaattaagtttaccTGTAAAGATTATAGTGTATCGTCGGTTCATCTGGAAAGTTCAAATATTCCCAACTTTTTGTGATGCGAGTAGTGTAATCTTAATTTCCTGACGCTTGCTATAAACAAACAGTCTGGAGGCGACATGAATGAATGGTGATTTCCATGCCAGATAAGGCGCACACGATGACGAATTTCCTCCCCGCTAATGCAAAAGTTGAGCTGGCGTGTTTAAGCGACCTTCACCAAGAGAACTCGGAAAGCACCGGGCGCCGCGTTGTGCCGTACATGGCGTGACATACCCTCCAGCGTGGAGACATTTATTAGATCAGACACTGTTAATTTGTAACTTAGTCTGAAGGAAATTAGTTCCTCAACTCCTCCCCGGGTTGCCGTTTGCAAGACTCAAATTGTCTCCAATTTTACAAGCACACGAACGTTAGGTTCACTTCACATTCAGGCCTCGTTTGACCCTTTCagctttttttgtggccattgttgttcatttaacacTAAACTGTCTTCGATGTTGACAAAAACATGGACGTTAAAATTAATCTAGACTCCAGATGTTCTTTGagatttacaaaaacatactcGGTACAAAAGCGTGTACATTATGCTCTTTGCAGGTGTAAACTATTGTTGATGATTTGTTCATTGAAGATTGTGACGTGCGATCTCGTGTTTCAGCGCTTACTCAGTAGCATCGAGTCGTATTCGTACGGCTGTGACAGGAAGTGTGGCAGGGCGAGCATCATGGCGCTGACGGACATCAGCAGTCCGCCGATGCCGATGACGCGAGGGCGGTGCACACGATTCCCAAAATAGCTCAGGAACACGATCAACACGCAGTTGCTCACCTGGAAAGACAGACGGAAGCCAAGACCACGAGAGTCTATCTTATCGACATCTAGCGATCGATCGTCACACTCTGCTCACGCTATCGATCAATCAATCGACAGTATTGATCTTTATCTCAGTGATACATTCAGGTTCCAATTGGGTGTAGGAATCCTGCCGCCTGACGACAGACACGCAATTAAACAGTCAAGACCCCGCTTCACCGGCCAAGAAATGCAATCCAGAGCGCGCCGCTTGTTCGCCGTTTTCCCTTTTGTCACGAGTGCATCCTTGAATCCAGGCCAGCTCGCGTTGCCAGTGTTGTTGTTGGCTCGCTCGCCATCTTTCTCTCTTACCTCGTGCAGGGAGGACAGGGTTCCCGCGGAGTAGCTGCTGAGGCCGTAGCGTCGCTCCACGGTGCTCAGGGTGCTCTTGAAGTAGGAGCTGTACAGCAGCTGGGAGAACTGCAGCAGACCGTGACATAGCACAAACACCTAAAACAAACCCAGCAGGATTCAAAATCATGCAATAATACAATCaaagttgcacaaaaaaaaaaaaaatccaaggcTAACACAAAAAACGGAGCCCACAAGCTTTAATCTAGTGAGAAAATCCAAGTACAGcgttaccttgacttacgaatgTCCCGACTTTTTCACTTTCACTGCAGGGTGGAAATATTAACGCTCAGATTTAGGGTAACAGTTAGCAAACACAAATGATGCCTTCGGTTTCACGCTGTAAAAACGGGGGCCTCTGGTGTCAAAACGACCAGAATAACAGTTCTTTGTATACAAGTGCTCTATTGTTGCCGATGTAGATTAAATCGGTTGCCGCATCGGTAAATCAATGACAGCAGGCCTAATTTTCTATTTGAATGATGCAGTCAAGTGGCAAAGAATCAcgagcaaaacaaaaagcacaaaaacaaactttcGGTTCATTGGAGACtggaaattgtctttgatgttcacaaaaaaacaagaagataTTCATATCGCTATTCGTGAAAATATGTACATTAGTTTCAAGGAGACTCAAAAAAAAGGTTAGGTTcgtaaagactaaattgtcttcattgttacaaaaatgcatgttaggttcaagtgtctttgatgtttacaaaactccAACCTCTTCACAAAAAATATGCACGCTAAGTTCTATAAGTCTCAAAAATGTCTTTGATTTGTACACATTTTGCAAGGTTGAACAagtttgatgtttacaaaacacgTTAGGTTGAACGACTCAGAATTGTCTTTGACGTTTACAGGAAAGTGCGTTAGGTTCAGGGCCTTGAATTGTTTTTGATGTTCATGAAAACAGAGGTTCAACGAGTCTCAAAAGTATAAAATGATGTATATCGGGCCAAAGGAGACAAACGATACTTGTACGCTCGGTTCAGCAAGACTTGAGTGTCTTTGAGGTTTACAAAAACACGTGTGTGTTAGGTTCAACGAGGCTCCAAagtgatgtttacaaaaatgattgaatgaatgaCACGGTCAAGTGGCAAAAGCGCCATTTTGTTGATTCTTTAAATGTTATGACGAGAGATGTAAGCTCGTCTTTGTTTCAACACGCTTGGTCGTCTTTCAAACCTGCTGCGCCGGAAAGAATTGAGGGAAGTTTGCTCAAACGCTTTCATTCCAAGGGACGCGCGGAGCTCGACGTAGCCGTGCATTCCCACACGGAaagctgtgttgttgtttttgttcttttaacctGACCCATTCGGTGGAATAAAACGAAACGAAGGAAATCCACAAACACTCCCAAGATAGATCACGGAATCAACTCCCCTCATTGTGAGGAGGACATGAAAGAGTGGGGCTACACAATACCTTAGATACATATCATCACTACATGTCAGTACCATTCATTTTACACTAGTGGAAATGGAGCACTTGACTTATCCTCAAAAACAATTATGCGCCCCTTTGTGAGTTTGAATATGTTCCCAGTGTCAAAAGTGAGCATCATTCTCGACttgagaaatgtttttgggatattcAAATACATATTCATCCAAATGATCAAAAACACGTTTGCTTGAATGCGCCAGGTTCAGCGAGGTGGAATTGTCGTTTACAAAAAAACGACTAATTTCAAGTCCGTCATGATCCTCCTGTCTTTGTTGTTGACAAAACACTGTTCGGTTAGCAGTCAGAATTTACTCAAAATttactaaaacacacacatttagttCAAATGatattgcaaattgtctttaaCGTTGACAAAAGATTGTTCATTCCAAAGTCTGCCACGACCTTATCTTTGATGTTTAGGAAAGGTTAATtgacactaaattgtctttgatgtttaagcCACCAAGTGCATAAGGTTCAAGGAGAATCGAAATTGTCTGATGTTTATGACAACGTATGAGGTTCAATGACTCAAaagtgtctttgatgtttacaaaaacatacgtTAGGATATTCAGACAAGTACTTGTAATTGTCattcatgaaacaaaaacacgctAAGTTCATTGAGGGCTCTAAACTGCCTTTGACACTTATGAAAACATGTAGGTTCATTACGGACAAACTTGAAAGTGTATTTAGACTTAAacgttagtgtttttttttgggggagtgttctttttttttttttgtcttcgaTGTTTTCAAAAACACGTACACATTGTGTGCCAATCAAGGAGCgagtgtgtatgtatatatagcaTCTTGGAATGGAAATCATTAGATGTTTGTCTGTGGGTGTACCGAATGTTGTATCTGCTAAGTCTATCAATATCAATCTGTCATTCCCTTTTGTCTCCCACAATTGTGACGACGGAAATATCCTTGCAGAATTTATGTTGCAATCCTGctcggtgtgtgcgtgcgcgccgATGGAATTGAGCAAATAAAGAGTGCTGAATGAACATTGTGTTCCCGAGCCAAGAAAAGATGGATTTAttatgaagtgtttttttgtgggtgcgaaggggatataaaaaaaaaaaagaaaaaaaaaaaaaaagcctgcagAAGTACTCCCATTATCTAAACAACGGACCCTCGCTGTGTAGTGCAACCACATCAGGGAGGtcatagagcagtgattctcaaactttttacacaaagtagCATTTCCCAAAACATTCTTAGATAACAAAGTGCCAACATAACGGCCAAagttaaaatacagtacctAGTGGGattaagtgttcatcaaaatcaAACGTAGTGTACACAGGTTGAACATTGACACCGCTTCAATATAGGAAAAACTTTGATATCAATTCAATTAAGTTGTATTGCATATCaaagttaattaaaaattgtacctaCGGAAATGTTGTTAAACtcttctaaaagattaaatgtaattatacttcaatgtactgtattagaTTTGCTACATTATGTGTAGTTTGATTCGGTGACCACACTTTAGTGAATCACTGGAGatgaccctgaaatggtcgcttCAAACCTTTTTGTGGCTCTACTTATGATATACATGTTAATACAAATTTCATATTGATGTGCGAAACGGGCCTCAGGGGctgatttttagtttttttggtaaaaaacaaaacaacaacaatacagtgGCCACCAGGGgccatttaatgaaaaaaaaaatccatattagAATTCTGGCAAAATATAGATGATATACTTTCCTCATCCTGTAAGGGAAATTAGAATACGATGCAACAATGGAACaacttattatattattattattatatacgcactggtgccttgacatacgagtgaCTCAACTTATGAGCTTTTCAAGATacgattttttttgcttgctcaTGTGGCCAACGCACAAACAcctgaaggagcagcacaatgtccatgaattgaagcaaaaagtgtgacaaaaacagttgaatttatttttaatactatCTAATTATGCCATTATTGTTTTCATAACATACAATACTATTCATTATTAAATTCCTTAttgtcctatatttaagcacagtgttaatgttgcCGCGCCAtacaattacaaccccaatgccaatgaagttggcaaaacagtgatttgcaaatcatgttcaacctatatttaactgaatacactacaaagacaagatatttaatgttcaaactgaataactttttagcaaataatcattaacttagaattttatgtctgcaacacggtccaaaaagctgggacaggtggcaaaaaagactgaaaaaaatgttgaggaatattcatcaaacacctgtttggaaaatcccacTTTTccctaattgggaacaggtgggtgccatgattgggtataaaaggagcttccctgaattgctcagttattcacaagcaaagatggggcgaggttcacctctttgtgaacaagtgcgtgagaaaaaagttggaacagtttcaggacaatgttccttaacgtacaattgcaaggaatttagggatttcatcatctacggcccataatatcatcaaaaggttcagagaatctggagaaatccctgcttgtaagcggcaaggccgaaaaccaacattgaatgcccgtgaccttcgatccctcaaacgacactgcatcaaaaaccgacatcaatgtgtaaaggatatcaccacatgggctcaggagcacttcagaaaaccaatgtcagtaaatacagtttggcgctacatccataagtgcaacttgaaactctactatgcaaagcaaaataaattgtggacgtcgtgtcctccgggccagagaggaaaagaaccattcggactgttatggaggcaaagttcaaaagccagcatctgtgatggtatggggctgtgttagtgccaatggcatgggtaacttacacatctgtgaaagcaccattaatgctgaaaggtacatacaggttttggagaaacatatgctgccattcaagcaacgtcctgcttatttcagcaagacaatgccaaaccacattctgcacgtgttacaacaattaataatgtgtggcgcattatgaagcgtaaaatacaacaacggagaccccggactgttgaacagctgaagctgtacaacaagcaagaatgggaaagaattccacctacagagcttcaacaattagtgtcctcagtttccaaatgtttattgaatgttgttaaaacaaaaggtgatgtaacacagtggtagaccctgtcccagctttttttggaacgtgttgcagccatcaaattctaagttaatgatcatttgctaaaaacgataaagttgatcagtttgaacattaaatatcttgtctttgttgtgtattcaattaaatataggtcgaacatgatttgcaaatcattgtattctgcttttatttatgtttcacacaacgtcccaacttcaatggaattggggttgtacattaaatAACAGTAtacttttttaggaataaaccTTAATGCACACTTAGACTTACTAGCtcctgtatttgaatgtttttgagtaccatgtatttttttaaggtggtacttggttTAAAAAGTTCCTTGTACCCCTGCACTATACAATATATGCTGAAAGGACCgtgttatcctttttttttttttaaatggaaacattttttttctttataatgTTGCTGTACGATACAATAGACGTTTATGGGACCATGTAGCACATTATACTTAAAAAGGGCAAATCATTCATTTTATGTTTCAAACCAGTGTCGGTCAAAGAAATGTTTACATTAGCATAGTTGGGAACTCGTTCACCTGTACACGCCATAACATATTTAATAAATTACCGGGCGTGTTAAAATGCGATGAATCGCGctgttattgttattagtttTAAATAAACTAATAGTAGTTAGTTCCTACCTTGATGCTGCGGAACTTCATGGTCTTCTTGTGTGTCTCTTCACGTCTTTGCTGGAATGAAGTTAAATGAGCCGTTTAGAAGTGTGCGTGTTGCTAGTGCGCATGCGCGTGTCTTGTCTTTTTCCCTCCGGTAAGCGAcagcgtgtgacgtcacagtaCAACGTGTGCTCACCTTTGGCTGAGTCACACGTTTCAAGACCCACCCGTCATGTAGATTgaccatataaaaataaaaaaataaaaaatatatatatatattttgttttacaccCCCCCacacttaattaaaaaaataaataaatactacacattgtgtatttaaaacaaccacattgccATCAAGTTCACTAGCTTAATGTTAATGCTAACACGGTATAACAAATGCTAACGCATTGCATCCGTGTGG is part of the Phyllopteryx taeniolatus isolate TA_2022b chromosome 7, UOR_Ptae_1.2, whole genome shotgun sequence genome and harbors:
- the slco2a1 gene encoding solute carrier organic anion transporter family member 2A1 translates to MKFRSIKVFVLCHGLLQFSQLLYSSYFKSTLSTVERRYGLSSYSAGTLSSLHEVSNCVLIVFLSYFGNRVHRPRVIGIGGLLMSVSAMMLALPHFLSQPYEYDSMLLNRQDICDLQRNSSASESCGRDESRRLADTHTLWMLMAAAQLLFGVGSVPMQPFGISYIDDFAAPGNSPLYIAILFAVSVCGPAFGFLLCSVMLRINVDVDKIDSSVDQALSPGDPRWVGAWWMGLLITSACLALTSLPYFLFPRTLPSEGRMIGRESCVDFKKPHVSLSDFLKMFPRMFFHLLMSPLFLVLILAQCCFSSVIAGLSTFLNKFLERQYSASAVYSTMLVGAVNLPAVAVGMLAGGVVMKRTGMSLKNIPRFSVLMLSVSTLMCVPLFFMGCSTHKVSQVNHHQIGQPGSPSSLCYANCSCPSGTFNPVCGADGVEYVSPCHAGCTNFTKSPDNAHAVQLYTNCRCIPGSQRHARPSPCANQCPHFLLPFILALSAGALLACLTHNPMYMMLLRSVASEEKSFAIGVQFLLLRLLAWLPAPALFGVAIDTSCVWWKRVCGKKFSCGYYDNDVFRSRYLGLLVGYKVMGVALLAILGWKVLRTQEYSLEKRPKGVL